Proteins encoded by one window of Monoglobus pectinilyticus:
- the putP gene encoding sodium/proline symporter PutP has translation MLTIVIQVVVFAVYLLFMLLIGFGFYNTNNTLNDYFLGGRGLNKWVAAMSAQASDMSGWLLLGLPGTAFLVFGGTTEALWTAIGLLIGTYLNWLFVAKRLRKQTEVSNNSITIPVYFENRFEDKTHILRVASSLFIMFFFLIYTASQFTAGAKLLEATLGVPYVVGLIIGGVIITGYTFTGGFKAVAWTDLIQGIIMFFAIIAIPIIIVCQMGGFEGTAIEFKGLEAAKNEVFSWLPKSAGGTINILLLVSSLGWGLGYFGQPHILSRFMAIRSPKEVRPARIIAMIWVILTLGAAVLIGVLGKVYVENGMVAQNYVEMVNGDSEKIFMVLIQTIFGGSKNIFMIILSGVFLTAILAAIMSTADSQLLVTASTFGEDLYRLFSKKKPSSDSLVRISRYAVVVIALIAIFISLNRNSSVFELVSMAWGGFGAAFGPCILFSLYYRKTTAPAAIAGVLTGGIVDIIWYFLKGGIFNVYELVPAFIISCLVIFVVSQFTKCPESVSKQYDEAQTIEIN, from the coding sequence GTGTTAACTATTGTTATTCAGGTAGTCGTTTTTGCAGTATATCTTTTGTTTATGCTTCTGATTGGATTTGGATTTTATAATACAAATAATACTCTTAACGACTACTTTTTGGGCGGAAGAGGTTTAAACAAATGGGTTGCGGCAATGTCAGCTCAGGCATCTGATATGAGCGGCTGGCTGCTCTTGGGATTGCCCGGCACGGCATTTTTGGTGTTTGGGGGAACAACAGAAGCACTTTGGACAGCTATTGGATTGCTTATAGGTACATATTTAAACTGGCTGTTTGTTGCTAAACGCCTTAGAAAGCAGACTGAGGTTTCCAATAACTCTATTACAATCCCGGTGTATTTTGAAAACAGGTTTGAAGATAAAACTCATATACTCAGAGTTGCTTCTTCGCTTTTTATTATGTTTTTCTTTTTGATTTATACCGCTTCTCAGTTCACTGCAGGAGCTAAGCTGCTTGAAGCAACGCTGGGCGTGCCTTACGTTGTCGGTTTGATTATCGGCGGCGTAATTATTACCGGATATACGTTCACAGGCGGATTTAAAGCTGTCGCATGGACAGATTTGATTCAGGGAATAATTATGTTTTTTGCGATTATAGCTATTCCGATTATTATCGTTTGTCAGATGGGCGGATTTGAAGGGACAGCAATAGAATTTAAAGGACTGGAAGCCGCAAAGAATGAAGTGTTTTCATGGCTTCCGAAAAGCGCCGGCGGAACGATTAATATACTGCTTTTGGTCTCAAGCTTAGGCTGGGGGCTCGGATATTTTGGTCAGCCGCATATTTTATCCAGATTTATGGCTATCAGAAGCCCTAAAGAAGTAAGACCCGCCAGAATAATTGCGATGATATGGGTAATTTTAACTTTAGGTGCTGCAGTTCTTATTGGTGTATTAGGAAAAGTATATGTTGAAAATGGTATGGTTGCCCAAAACTATGTTGAAATGGTAAACGGTGACAGTGAAAAAATATTTATGGTTTTAATACAGACCATATTCGGGGGCTCTAAAAACATCTTTATGATAATCCTCAGCGGAGTATTCCTTACAGCTATTTTAGCAGCTATAATGAGTACGGCTGACTCTCAGCTTTTGGTTACTGCATCAACGTTCGGAGAGGACCTTTACAGACTGTTTTCAAAGAAGAAACCCAGCAGTGATTCATTGGTTAGAATAAGCAGATATGCTGTTGTGGTTATTGCACTTATTGCAATATTTATTTCTCTAAACAGAAACAGTTCAGTATTCGAGTTGGTATCTATGGCTTGGGGAGGATTTGGAGCCGCGTTCGGACCATGTATCTTATTCTCACTCTATTATAGAAAGACCACAGCTCCTGCTGCTATAGCCGGTGTGCTTACAGGAGGTATTGTTGATATTATATGGTACTTCTTAAAGGGTGGTATATTTAATGTTTATGAGTTAGTTCCGGCGTTTATAATTTCATGTTTGGTGATATTTGTTGTGAGCCAGTTTACTAAGTGTCCAGAGAGTGTTTCAAAACAGTATGATGAAGCTCAGACAATAGAAATTAATTAA
- a CDS encoding heavy metal translocating P-type ATPase yields MKKANLPEDKKLYECDCGCSVQEGGGHIHEHHMYYDNTCDIYNENCSLNKDLKGDKSENNYKNLITKKYTIDNLDCANCAAKIERVSGNIPGVVGVNISFPLKQITVTAENPDKLLPEIIRAAQKIESGVFIKEDGGNTKSRGHIKENRKDIISIVAGAVLFLGTLIFKAILGVEDYNIVTVSILIISYLILGGGVLLTAVKNITKGKVFDENFLMSVATLGAFVIGEYPEAVGVMLFFRVGELFEKIAVSRSRSQIMDAVDLRPETVNLVADKEVKIIPAEGAVPGDLVLVRPGDRVPLDGIVVEGESRLDTSAVTGEPVPVKVKPGDEIVSGCVNTSGLLKVKVSKVLGDSMVSRILKSVEEAAASKPRIENFITRFARIYTPIVVAIAAFTAICMPLILNQDFYPWIYTALSFLVMSCPCALVLSVPLAYFCGIGAGSKFGILFKGGVVMESLSKIKAVVMDKTGTVTEGNFEVQNIHTVGSLNEDEVLKLSASCELNSTHPIGESIVAEAKRRGLDIVRPNNVHELSGMGIKADIEDKSLILGNRKLMEANSIDISKYNPSGGGSEVLLAIDGVLQGYILIADAIKSEAAPAIKKIKSQGAVTAILTGDSEETAKQVAEYTGVDNYSAKLLPENKVSELKKIRHEYGSVMFVGDGINDAPVLAGADVGAAMGSGADAAIEAADVVFMNSNMDAVPKSIAISKKATAIAKQNVVFALAIKIIVMFLGLTGIYSNMWLAVFADTGVAFLCIINSLRALYSVK; encoded by the coding sequence ATGAAAAAAGCAAATTTGCCGGAAGATAAAAAATTATATGAGTGTGATTGCGGCTGTTCAGTGCAGGAAGGCGGCGGTCATATACATGAACATCATATGTATTACGATAATACATGTGATATCTATAATGAAAATTGTTCTTTAAATAAAGATTTAAAAGGCGATAAGTCTGAGAACAATTATAAAAATTTAATAACCAAAAAATATACTATAGATAATTTGGATTGCGCTAATTGCGCCGCTAAAATTGAGAGGGTGTCCGGTAACATTCCGGGAGTCGTCGGGGTCAATATATCGTTTCCTTTAAAACAGATTACGGTTACGGCGGAAAATCCGGATAAACTGCTTCCTGAAATTATACGGGCGGCTCAGAAAATTGAGAGCGGAGTATTTATAAAAGAAGACGGCGGAAATACAAAAAGCAGAGGACATATAAAAGAAAACCGCAAAGATATTATTTCTATTGTTGCCGGTGCAGTGCTGTTTTTAGGAACGTTAATATTCAAAGCCATACTAGGAGTTGAGGATTACAATATTGTAACGGTTTCGATTCTTATCATATCATATTTAATACTTGGCGGCGGGGTACTTTTAACAGCCGTGAAAAATATTACAAAGGGTAAAGTGTTTGATGAGAATTTTTTGATGTCTGTTGCCACGCTTGGAGCTTTTGTGATTGGCGAGTATCCTGAAGCGGTAGGAGTAATGCTGTTTTTCCGTGTCGGAGAGCTGTTTGAAAAGATTGCTGTAAGCAGAAGCAGAAGTCAAATTATGGACGCGGTTGATTTAAGACCCGAGACTGTTAATCTTGTTGCAGATAAAGAAGTGAAGATTATACCTGCAGAGGGTGCAGTTCCCGGCGATTTGGTGCTGGTACGGCCCGGTGACAGGGTTCCGCTTGACGGAATAGTGGTTGAGGGTGAGAGCCGGCTTGATACATCGGCTGTAACCGGCGAACCTGTTCCGGTGAAAGTTAAACCCGGTGATGAAATAGTGTCAGGATGCGTTAATACATCCGGGCTGTTAAAAGTGAAAGTAAGTAAAGTTCTTGGGGATTCAATGGTTTCCAGGATATTAAAATCTGTTGAGGAAGCGGCTGCAAGCAAGCCTAGAATTGAAAACTTTATAACGCGTTTTGCCAGAATCTATACTCCGATTGTTGTTGCTATAGCGGCTTTCACGGCGATTTGTATGCCTTTAATACTGAATCAGGATTTTTATCCTTGGATATATACCGCGCTTAGCTTCTTGGTTATGAGCTGTCCGTGCGCCCTGGTGCTGAGCGTGCCTCTTGCTTATTTTTGCGGAATAGGCGCCGGTTCAAAATTTGGAATTTTGTTTAAGGGCGGAGTGGTTATGGAATCTCTGTCCAAAATAAAAGCTGTTGTTATGGATAAGACAGGAACAGTGACAGAGGGGAATTTTGAAGTACAAAATATTCATACGGTTGGCAGCCTTAATGAAGATGAAGTGTTGAAATTATCTGCTTCCTGCGAGTTGAATTCAACTCATCCTATAGGCGAAAGTATCGTTGCAGAAGCCAAACGCAGAGGACTTGATATAGTAAGACCAAATAATGTACATGAACTTTCAGGAATGGGAATTAAGGCTGATATCGAAGATAAGTCATTAATTTTGGGAAATAGAAAACTTATGGAAGCAAACAGTATTGATATTTCTAAATATAATCCCTCGGGAGGAGGTTCAGAAGTATTATTAGCGATAGACGGAGTTTTGCAGGGATATATTTTGATTGCGGATGCAATAAAGAGCGAAGCGGCTCCGGCTATAAAAAAGATAAAATCTCAGGGCGCTGTGACTGCTATATTGACGGGCGATTCAGAAGAAACTGCTAAACAGGTTGCCGAATATACAGGCGTTGATAATTACAGTGCAAAACTTTTGCCTGAAAATAAGGTCAGTGAACTAAAAAAGATAAGACATGAGTATGGAAGTGTTATGTTTGTCGGAGATGGAATAAATGACGCACCGGTTTTAGCCGGCGCAGATGTTGGAGCGGCAATGGGAAGCGGCGCAGACGCGGCCATAGAAGCTGCTGACGTTGTGTTTATGAATTCAAATATGGATGCTGTCCCTAAATCAATAGCAATTTCAAAGAAAGCCACTGCAATTGCAAAACAAAACGTAGTGTTTGCACTAGCAATTAAAATTATAGTAATGTTTCTTGGACTAACAGGTATTTATTCCAATATGTGGCTGGCTGTTTTTGCTGATACGGGAGTTGCATTCCTATGTATAATAAATTCACTTAGAGCATTATACTCAGTAAAATAA